The Brassica napus cultivar Da-Ae chromosome C8 unlocalized genomic scaffold, Da-Ae chrC08_Random_7, whole genome shotgun sequence sequence AGAAGGGTTTGACACCATCTCAGATTGGTGTCATTCTTCGTGACTCTCACGGTATCCCTCAGGTGAAGAGTGTTACTGGAAACAAGATTTTGAGAATCTTGAAAGCTCATGGTATGTATGTTTCAATCCCTCTagatttcttcttttctttttttttgtttagatatcTAAGGGCAATTCATGTGTTATTTTAATGAAGGTCTTGCTCCTGAGATCCCTGAGGATCTCTACCACCTGATCAAGAAAGCAGTGGCTATCCGCAAGCACCTTGAGAGGAACAGGAAAGACAAGGACTCCAAGTTCAGGTTGATTCTTGTCGAGAGCAGAATCCACCGTCTTGCTCGTTACTACAAGAAGACCAAGAAGCTCCCTCCCGTCTGGAAATAGTAAGTACACtctaaaatttgattatttgaaaCTTTTCGATGATTATCAGTTACTTTGGATTTTGATCCtcattttcttgctttttcAGCGAGTCTACCACAGCAAGCACTCTTGTGGCTTAAGGAATCATAGAGCTGGTCAAAGTCTTTCATGAACATCCATTTCATTTGCATTGCAACTCAAAAGTTCTATGACAATAGACTTTGTATCTGTTTTTGatagttttgattattttgaatTAATGAAAACTCTCGTTGatgttttgtttcatttatCTTAACGAGCTACAAATTGGGCCAAGAATGTACAATTGGACTGGCTTGTGTTGTGCTTTTCTGGGCC is a genomic window containing:
- the LOC125595018 gene encoding 40S ribosomal protein S13-2, giving the protein MGRLHSKGKGISASALPYKRSPPSWLKTTSQDVDESICKFAKKGLTPSQIGVILRDSHGIPQVKSVTGNKILRILKAHGLAPEIPEDLYHLIKKAVAIRKHLERNRKDKDSKFRLILVESRIHRLARYYKKTKKLPPVWKYESTTASTLVA